The Manis javanica isolate MJ-LG chromosome 6, MJ_LKY, whole genome shotgun sequence genome contains a region encoding:
- the TMPRSS13 gene encoding transmembrane protease serine 13 isoform X6, which produces MEREMRNASPARTSPARASPARATPGWASPSRSASGRSLSARSASTASSPTRVYLVRATPVGAVPIRASPARTVPATRATRETPALFPSPCSTAPDPSPTASPSPATAPLLGLSLPKLTWQEGRKRLPLIGCVLLLIALVVSLIILFYFWRGHTGIKYKEPVESCPRHAVRCDGVVDCKLKSDELGCVRFDWDKSLLSVYSGSSQQWLPVCSDSWNSSYSENTCRQLGFKSAYRTTEVAHSGFASSFSISKYNSSIQESLHRSECPSQRYVSLQCSHCGLRAATGRIVGGVLAPENTWPWQVSLHYGTTHICGGTLIAAQWVLTAAHCFFVTREKILEGWKVYAGTNNLHQLPEATSISQIIINGNYTDDEDDYDIALMRLSKPLALSALQLSLQTEQNGDTHSQPVETSDAMLGAAGGVVVAQTGHLISLGRRGRLP; this is translated from the exons ATGGAAAGGGAGATGCGG AATGCTTCCCCGGCAAGGACGTCACCAGCCCGGGCATCTCCAGCCCGGGCAACCCCAGGCTGGGCGTCCCCTTCCAGGTCAGCATCCGGCAGGTCACTGTCTGCCAGGTCAGCCTCCACAGCATCCTCGCCAACGAGAGTGTACCTGGTTAGAGCAACACCAGTGGGGGCCGTACCCATCCGCGCATCTCCTGCCAGGACAGTGCCAGCCACCAGGGCCACCAGGGAGACCCCAG CCTTGTTTCCTTCTCCCTGCTCCACGGCGCCGGACCCCTCTCCAAcagcctctccctcccctgctaCTGCCCCGCTCCTAGGACTCAGCTTGCCCAAGCTCACCTGGCAGGAGGGCCGGAAGCGGCTGCCACTCATCGGATGTGTGCTTCTCCTGATCGCTCTGGTGGTGTCGCTCATAATTCTCT TCTATTTCTGGAGGGGCCATACAGGGATCAAGTACAAGGAGCCGGTGGAGAGCTGCCCCAGGCACGCTGTGCGTTGTGACGGGGTGGTGGACTGTAAACTGAAGAGCGACGAGCTGGGCTGTG TGAGGTTTGACTGGGACAAGTCTCTGCTTAGCGTCTACTCTGGATCCTCCCAGCAGTGGCTTCCTGTTTGCAGCGACAGCTGGAACAGCTCCTACTCAGAGAACACCTGCCGGCAGCTGGGTTTCAAGAG TGCGTACAGGACCACCGAAGTGGCCCACAGCGGTTTCGCCAGCAGTTTCTCTATCTCCAAGTACAACTCCAGCATCCaagaaagcctccacag GTCTGAATGCCCTTCCCAGCGGTATGTCTCTCTTCAGTGTTCCC ACTGCGGACTGAGGGCCGCGACCGGGCGGATCGTGGGAGGGGTGCTGGCCCCAGAGAACACGTGGCCCTGGCAAGTCAGTCTGCACTACGGCACCACCCACATCTGCGGGGGCACGCTGATCGCCGCCCAGTGGGTGCTCACTGCTGCCCACTGCTTCTTTGT GACCCGGGAGAAGATCTTGGAGGGCTGGAAGGTATATGCAGGCACCAACAACTTGCACCAGCTGCCGGAGGCGACCTCCATCTCCCAGATCATCATCAACGGCAACTATACTGACGACGAGGATGACTACGACATCGCCCTCATGCGGCTCTCCAAGCCCCTGGCCTTATCTG CTCTGCAGCTGTCACTGCAAACAGAACAAAACGGGGACACACACAGCCAGCCAGTAGAGACCAGCGATGCGATGTTGGGGGCAGCAGGTGGAGTCGTGGTGGCACAGACTGGGCACCTGATCAGTCTTGGCAGGCGAGGGAGGCTTCCCTGA
- the TMPRSS13 gene encoding transmembrane protease serine 13 isoform X5 → MEREMRNASPARTSPARASPARATPGWASPSRSASGRSLSARSASTASSPTRVYLVRATPVGAVPIRASPARTVPATRATRETPALFPSPCSTAPDPSPTASPSPATAPLLGLSLPKLTWQEGRKRLPLIGCVLLLIALVVSLIILFYFWRGHTGIKYKEPVESCPRHAVRCDGVVDCKLKSDELGCVRFDWDKSLLSVYSGSSQQWLPVCSDSWNSSYSENTCRQLGFKSAYRTTEVAHSGFASSFSISKYNSSIQESLHRSECPSQRYVSLQCSHCGLRAATGRIVGGVLAPENTWPWQVSLHYGTTHICGGTLIAAQWVLTAAHCFFVTREKILEGWKVYAGTNNLHQLPEATSISQIIINGNYTDDEDDYDIALMRLSKPLALSAHVHPACLPMHGQTFNLNETCWITGFGKTNEADERTSPFLREVQVSLIDFRKCNDYLVYDSYLTPRMMCAGDLRGGRDSCQSEVRFRKS, encoded by the exons ATGGAAAGGGAGATGCGG AATGCTTCCCCGGCAAGGACGTCACCAGCCCGGGCATCTCCAGCCCGGGCAACCCCAGGCTGGGCGTCCCCTTCCAGGTCAGCATCCGGCAGGTCACTGTCTGCCAGGTCAGCCTCCACAGCATCCTCGCCAACGAGAGTGTACCTGGTTAGAGCAACACCAGTGGGGGCCGTACCCATCCGCGCATCTCCTGCCAGGACAGTGCCAGCCACCAGGGCCACCAGGGAGACCCCAG CCTTGTTTCCTTCTCCCTGCTCCACGGCGCCGGACCCCTCTCCAAcagcctctccctcccctgctaCTGCCCCGCTCCTAGGACTCAGCTTGCCCAAGCTCACCTGGCAGGAGGGCCGGAAGCGGCTGCCACTCATCGGATGTGTGCTTCTCCTGATCGCTCTGGTGGTGTCGCTCATAATTCTCT TCTATTTCTGGAGGGGCCATACAGGGATCAAGTACAAGGAGCCGGTGGAGAGCTGCCCCAGGCACGCTGTGCGTTGTGACGGGGTGGTGGACTGTAAACTGAAGAGCGACGAGCTGGGCTGTG TGAGGTTTGACTGGGACAAGTCTCTGCTTAGCGTCTACTCTGGATCCTCCCAGCAGTGGCTTCCTGTTTGCAGCGACAGCTGGAACAGCTCCTACTCAGAGAACACCTGCCGGCAGCTGGGTTTCAAGAG TGCGTACAGGACCACCGAAGTGGCCCACAGCGGTTTCGCCAGCAGTTTCTCTATCTCCAAGTACAACTCCAGCATCCaagaaagcctccacag GTCTGAATGCCCTTCCCAGCGGTATGTCTCTCTTCAGTGTTCCC ACTGCGGACTGAGGGCCGCGACCGGGCGGATCGTGGGAGGGGTGCTGGCCCCAGAGAACACGTGGCCCTGGCAAGTCAGTCTGCACTACGGCACCACCCACATCTGCGGGGGCACGCTGATCGCCGCCCAGTGGGTGCTCACTGCTGCCCACTGCTTCTTTGT GACCCGGGAGAAGATCTTGGAGGGCTGGAAGGTATATGCAGGCACCAACAACTTGCACCAGCTGCCGGAGGCGACCTCCATCTCCCAGATCATCATCAACGGCAACTATACTGACGACGAGGATGACTACGACATCGCCCTCATGCGGCTCTCCAAGCCCCTGGCCTTATCTG CGCACGtccaccctgcctgcctccccatgCACGGACAGACCTTCAACCTCAATGAGACCTGCTGGATCACAGGCTTTGGCAAGACCAACGAGGCAGACG AGAGGACATCCCCCTTCCTCCGGGAGGTGCAGGTCAGCCTCATCGACTTCAGGAAGTGCAATGACTACTTGGTCTATGACAGTTACCTCACCCCGCGGATGATGTGTGCTGGAGATCTCCGGGGGGGCAGAGACTCCTGCCAG
- the TMPRSS13 gene encoding transmembrane protease serine 13 isoform X2, giving the protein MEREMRNASPARTSPARASPARATPGWASPSRSASGRSLSARSASTASSPTRVYLVRATPVGAVPIRASPARTVPATRATRETPALFPSPCSTAPDPSPTASPSPATAPLLGLSLPKLTWQEGRKRLPLIGCVLLLIALVVSLIILFYFWRGHTGIKYKEPVESCPRHAVRCDGVVDCKLKSDELGCVRFDWDKSLLSVYSGSSQQWLPVCSDSWNSSYSENTCRQLGFKSAYRTTEVAHSGFASSFSISKYNSSIQESLHRSECPSQRYVSLQCSHCGLRAATGRIVGGVLAPENTWPWQVSLHYGTTHICGGTLIAAQWVLTAAHCFFVTREKILEGWKVYAGTNNLHQLPEATSISQIIINGNYTDDEDDYDIALMRLSKPLALSAHVHPACLPMHGQTFNLNETCWITGFGKTNEADERTSPFLREVQVSLIDFRKCNDYLVYDSYLTPRMMCAGDLRGGRDSCQGDSGGPLVCEQNNRWYLAGVTSWGTGCGQRNKPGVYTKVAELLPWIYSKMESEVRFRKS; this is encoded by the exons ATGGAAAGGGAGATGCGG AATGCTTCCCCGGCAAGGACGTCACCAGCCCGGGCATCTCCAGCCCGGGCAACCCCAGGCTGGGCGTCCCCTTCCAGGTCAGCATCCGGCAGGTCACTGTCTGCCAGGTCAGCCTCCACAGCATCCTCGCCAACGAGAGTGTACCTGGTTAGAGCAACACCAGTGGGGGCCGTACCCATCCGCGCATCTCCTGCCAGGACAGTGCCAGCCACCAGGGCCACCAGGGAGACCCCAG CCTTGTTTCCTTCTCCCTGCTCCACGGCGCCGGACCCCTCTCCAAcagcctctccctcccctgctaCTGCCCCGCTCCTAGGACTCAGCTTGCCCAAGCTCACCTGGCAGGAGGGCCGGAAGCGGCTGCCACTCATCGGATGTGTGCTTCTCCTGATCGCTCTGGTGGTGTCGCTCATAATTCTCT TCTATTTCTGGAGGGGCCATACAGGGATCAAGTACAAGGAGCCGGTGGAGAGCTGCCCCAGGCACGCTGTGCGTTGTGACGGGGTGGTGGACTGTAAACTGAAGAGCGACGAGCTGGGCTGTG TGAGGTTTGACTGGGACAAGTCTCTGCTTAGCGTCTACTCTGGATCCTCCCAGCAGTGGCTTCCTGTTTGCAGCGACAGCTGGAACAGCTCCTACTCAGAGAACACCTGCCGGCAGCTGGGTTTCAAGAG TGCGTACAGGACCACCGAAGTGGCCCACAGCGGTTTCGCCAGCAGTTTCTCTATCTCCAAGTACAACTCCAGCATCCaagaaagcctccacag GTCTGAATGCCCTTCCCAGCGGTATGTCTCTCTTCAGTGTTCCC ACTGCGGACTGAGGGCCGCGACCGGGCGGATCGTGGGAGGGGTGCTGGCCCCAGAGAACACGTGGCCCTGGCAAGTCAGTCTGCACTACGGCACCACCCACATCTGCGGGGGCACGCTGATCGCCGCCCAGTGGGTGCTCACTGCTGCCCACTGCTTCTTTGT GACCCGGGAGAAGATCTTGGAGGGCTGGAAGGTATATGCAGGCACCAACAACTTGCACCAGCTGCCGGAGGCGACCTCCATCTCCCAGATCATCATCAACGGCAACTATACTGACGACGAGGATGACTACGACATCGCCCTCATGCGGCTCTCCAAGCCCCTGGCCTTATCTG CGCACGtccaccctgcctgcctccccatgCACGGACAGACCTTCAACCTCAATGAGACCTGCTGGATCACAGGCTTTGGCAAGACCAACGAGGCAGACG AGAGGACATCCCCCTTCCTCCGGGAGGTGCAGGTCAGCCTCATCGACTTCAGGAAGTGCAATGACTACTTGGTCTATGACAGTTACCTCACCCCGCGGATGATGTGTGCTGGAGATCTCCGGGGGGGCAGAGACTCCTGCCAG GGGGACAGTGGGGGGCCCCTGGTCTGCGAGCAGAACAACCGCTGGTACCTGGCTGGGGTCACCAGCTGGGGCACGGGCTGTGGCCAGAGAAACAAGCCTGGGGTGTACACCAAAGTGGCAGAACTCCTGCCCTGGATTTACAGCAAGATGGAG
- the TMPRSS13 gene encoding transmembrane protease serine 13 isoform X4, with amino-acid sequence MEREMRNASPARTSPARASPARATPGWASPSRSASGRSLSARSASTASSPTRVYLVRATPVGAVPIRASPARTVPATRATRETPGLSLPKLTWQEGRKRLPLIGCVLLLIALVVSLIILFYFWRGHTGIKYKEPVESCPRHAVRCDGVVDCKLKSDELGCVRFDWDKSLLSVYSGSSQQWLPVCSDSWNSSYSENTCRQLGFKSAYRTTEVAHSGFASSFSISKYNSSIQESLHRSECPSQRYVSLQCSHCGLRAATGRIVGGVLAPENTWPWQVSLHYGTTHICGGTLIAAQWVLTAAHCFFVTREKILEGWKVYAGTNNLHQLPEATSISQIIINGNYTDDEDDYDIALMRLSKPLALSAHVHPACLPMHGQTFNLNETCWITGFGKTNEADERTSPFLREVQVSLIDFRKCNDYLVYDSYLTPRMMCAGDLRGGRDSCQGDSGGPLVCEQNNRWYLAGVTSWGTGCGQRNKPGVYTKVAELLPWIYSKMESEVRFRKS; translated from the exons ATGGAAAGGGAGATGCGG AATGCTTCCCCGGCAAGGACGTCACCAGCCCGGGCATCTCCAGCCCGGGCAACCCCAGGCTGGGCGTCCCCTTCCAGGTCAGCATCCGGCAGGTCACTGTCTGCCAGGTCAGCCTCCACAGCATCCTCGCCAACGAGAGTGTACCTGGTTAGAGCAACACCAGTGGGGGCCGTACCCATCCGCGCATCTCCTGCCAGGACAGTGCCAGCCACCAGGGCCACCAGGGAGACCCCAG GACTCAGCTTGCCCAAGCTCACCTGGCAGGAGGGCCGGAAGCGGCTGCCACTCATCGGATGTGTGCTTCTCCTGATCGCTCTGGTGGTGTCGCTCATAATTCTCT TCTATTTCTGGAGGGGCCATACAGGGATCAAGTACAAGGAGCCGGTGGAGAGCTGCCCCAGGCACGCTGTGCGTTGTGACGGGGTGGTGGACTGTAAACTGAAGAGCGACGAGCTGGGCTGTG TGAGGTTTGACTGGGACAAGTCTCTGCTTAGCGTCTACTCTGGATCCTCCCAGCAGTGGCTTCCTGTTTGCAGCGACAGCTGGAACAGCTCCTACTCAGAGAACACCTGCCGGCAGCTGGGTTTCAAGAG TGCGTACAGGACCACCGAAGTGGCCCACAGCGGTTTCGCCAGCAGTTTCTCTATCTCCAAGTACAACTCCAGCATCCaagaaagcctccacag GTCTGAATGCCCTTCCCAGCGGTATGTCTCTCTTCAGTGTTCCC ACTGCGGACTGAGGGCCGCGACCGGGCGGATCGTGGGAGGGGTGCTGGCCCCAGAGAACACGTGGCCCTGGCAAGTCAGTCTGCACTACGGCACCACCCACATCTGCGGGGGCACGCTGATCGCCGCCCAGTGGGTGCTCACTGCTGCCCACTGCTTCTTTGT GACCCGGGAGAAGATCTTGGAGGGCTGGAAGGTATATGCAGGCACCAACAACTTGCACCAGCTGCCGGAGGCGACCTCCATCTCCCAGATCATCATCAACGGCAACTATACTGACGACGAGGATGACTACGACATCGCCCTCATGCGGCTCTCCAAGCCCCTGGCCTTATCTG CGCACGtccaccctgcctgcctccccatgCACGGACAGACCTTCAACCTCAATGAGACCTGCTGGATCACAGGCTTTGGCAAGACCAACGAGGCAGACG AGAGGACATCCCCCTTCCTCCGGGAGGTGCAGGTCAGCCTCATCGACTTCAGGAAGTGCAATGACTACTTGGTCTATGACAGTTACCTCACCCCGCGGATGATGTGTGCTGGAGATCTCCGGGGGGGCAGAGACTCCTGCCAG GGGGACAGTGGGGGGCCCCTGGTCTGCGAGCAGAACAACCGCTGGTACCTGGCTGGGGTCACCAGCTGGGGCACGGGCTGTGGCCAGAGAAACAAGCCTGGGGTGTACACCAAAGTGGCAGAACTCCTGCCCTGGATTTACAGCAAGATGGAG
- the TMPRSS13 gene encoding transmembrane protease serine 13 isoform X3 — protein sequence MEREMRNASPARTSPARASPARATPGWASPSRSASGRSLSARSASTASSPTRVYLVRATPVGAVPIRASPARTVPATRATRETPGLSLPKLTWQEGRKRLPLIGCVLLLIALVVSLIILFYFWRGHTGIKYKEPVESCPRHAVRCDGVVDCKLKSDELGCVRFDWDKSLLSVYSGSSQQWLPVCSDSWNSSYSENTCRQLGFKSAYRTTEVAHSGFASSFSISKYNSSIQESLHRSECPSQRYVSLQCSHCGLRAATGRIVGGVLAPENTWPWQVSLHYGTTHICGGTLIAAQWVLTAAHCFFVTREKILEGWKVYAGTNNLHQLPEATSISQIIINGNYTDDEDDYDIALMRLSKPLALSAHVHPACLPMHGQTFNLNETCWITGFGKTNEADERTSPFLREVQVSLIDFRKCNDYLVYDSYLTPRMMCAGDLRGGRDSCQGDSGGPLVCEQNNRWYLAGVTSWGTGCGQRNKPGVYTKVAELLPWIYSKMECQVTASLSVKL from the exons ATGGAAAGGGAGATGCGG AATGCTTCCCCGGCAAGGACGTCACCAGCCCGGGCATCTCCAGCCCGGGCAACCCCAGGCTGGGCGTCCCCTTCCAGGTCAGCATCCGGCAGGTCACTGTCTGCCAGGTCAGCCTCCACAGCATCCTCGCCAACGAGAGTGTACCTGGTTAGAGCAACACCAGTGGGGGCCGTACCCATCCGCGCATCTCCTGCCAGGACAGTGCCAGCCACCAGGGCCACCAGGGAGACCCCAG GACTCAGCTTGCCCAAGCTCACCTGGCAGGAGGGCCGGAAGCGGCTGCCACTCATCGGATGTGTGCTTCTCCTGATCGCTCTGGTGGTGTCGCTCATAATTCTCT TCTATTTCTGGAGGGGCCATACAGGGATCAAGTACAAGGAGCCGGTGGAGAGCTGCCCCAGGCACGCTGTGCGTTGTGACGGGGTGGTGGACTGTAAACTGAAGAGCGACGAGCTGGGCTGTG TGAGGTTTGACTGGGACAAGTCTCTGCTTAGCGTCTACTCTGGATCCTCCCAGCAGTGGCTTCCTGTTTGCAGCGACAGCTGGAACAGCTCCTACTCAGAGAACACCTGCCGGCAGCTGGGTTTCAAGAG TGCGTACAGGACCACCGAAGTGGCCCACAGCGGTTTCGCCAGCAGTTTCTCTATCTCCAAGTACAACTCCAGCATCCaagaaagcctccacag GTCTGAATGCCCTTCCCAGCGGTATGTCTCTCTTCAGTGTTCCC ACTGCGGACTGAGGGCCGCGACCGGGCGGATCGTGGGAGGGGTGCTGGCCCCAGAGAACACGTGGCCCTGGCAAGTCAGTCTGCACTACGGCACCACCCACATCTGCGGGGGCACGCTGATCGCCGCCCAGTGGGTGCTCACTGCTGCCCACTGCTTCTTTGT GACCCGGGAGAAGATCTTGGAGGGCTGGAAGGTATATGCAGGCACCAACAACTTGCACCAGCTGCCGGAGGCGACCTCCATCTCCCAGATCATCATCAACGGCAACTATACTGACGACGAGGATGACTACGACATCGCCCTCATGCGGCTCTCCAAGCCCCTGGCCTTATCTG CGCACGtccaccctgcctgcctccccatgCACGGACAGACCTTCAACCTCAATGAGACCTGCTGGATCACAGGCTTTGGCAAGACCAACGAGGCAGACG AGAGGACATCCCCCTTCCTCCGGGAGGTGCAGGTCAGCCTCATCGACTTCAGGAAGTGCAATGACTACTTGGTCTATGACAGTTACCTCACCCCGCGGATGATGTGTGCTGGAGATCTCCGGGGGGGCAGAGACTCCTGCCAG GGGGACAGTGGGGGGCCCCTGGTCTGCGAGCAGAACAACCGCTGGTACCTGGCTGGGGTCACCAGCTGGGGCACGGGCTGTGGCCAGAGAAACAAGCCTGGGGTGTACACCAAAGTGGCAGAACTCCTGCCCTGGATTTACAGCAAGATGGAG TGCCAGGTGACAGCCAGCCTGAGTGTTAAGCTCTGA
- the TMPRSS13 gene encoding transmembrane protease serine 13 isoform X1 yields MEREMRNASPARTSPARASPARATPGWASPSRSASGRSLSARSASTASSPTRVYLVRATPVGAVPIRASPARTVPATRATRETPALFPSPCSTAPDPSPTASPSPATAPLLGLSLPKLTWQEGRKRLPLIGCVLLLIALVVSLIILFYFWRGHTGIKYKEPVESCPRHAVRCDGVVDCKLKSDELGCVRFDWDKSLLSVYSGSSQQWLPVCSDSWNSSYSENTCRQLGFKSAYRTTEVAHSGFASSFSISKYNSSIQESLHRSECPSQRYVSLQCSHCGLRAATGRIVGGVLAPENTWPWQVSLHYGTTHICGGTLIAAQWVLTAAHCFFVTREKILEGWKVYAGTNNLHQLPEATSISQIIINGNYTDDEDDYDIALMRLSKPLALSAHVHPACLPMHGQTFNLNETCWITGFGKTNEADERTSPFLREVQVSLIDFRKCNDYLVYDSYLTPRMMCAGDLRGGRDSCQGDSGGPLVCEQNNRWYLAGVTSWGTGCGQRNKPGVYTKVAELLPWIYSKMECQVTASLSVKL; encoded by the exons ATGGAAAGGGAGATGCGG AATGCTTCCCCGGCAAGGACGTCACCAGCCCGGGCATCTCCAGCCCGGGCAACCCCAGGCTGGGCGTCCCCTTCCAGGTCAGCATCCGGCAGGTCACTGTCTGCCAGGTCAGCCTCCACAGCATCCTCGCCAACGAGAGTGTACCTGGTTAGAGCAACACCAGTGGGGGCCGTACCCATCCGCGCATCTCCTGCCAGGACAGTGCCAGCCACCAGGGCCACCAGGGAGACCCCAG CCTTGTTTCCTTCTCCCTGCTCCACGGCGCCGGACCCCTCTCCAAcagcctctccctcccctgctaCTGCCCCGCTCCTAGGACTCAGCTTGCCCAAGCTCACCTGGCAGGAGGGCCGGAAGCGGCTGCCACTCATCGGATGTGTGCTTCTCCTGATCGCTCTGGTGGTGTCGCTCATAATTCTCT TCTATTTCTGGAGGGGCCATACAGGGATCAAGTACAAGGAGCCGGTGGAGAGCTGCCCCAGGCACGCTGTGCGTTGTGACGGGGTGGTGGACTGTAAACTGAAGAGCGACGAGCTGGGCTGTG TGAGGTTTGACTGGGACAAGTCTCTGCTTAGCGTCTACTCTGGATCCTCCCAGCAGTGGCTTCCTGTTTGCAGCGACAGCTGGAACAGCTCCTACTCAGAGAACACCTGCCGGCAGCTGGGTTTCAAGAG TGCGTACAGGACCACCGAAGTGGCCCACAGCGGTTTCGCCAGCAGTTTCTCTATCTCCAAGTACAACTCCAGCATCCaagaaagcctccacag GTCTGAATGCCCTTCCCAGCGGTATGTCTCTCTTCAGTGTTCCC ACTGCGGACTGAGGGCCGCGACCGGGCGGATCGTGGGAGGGGTGCTGGCCCCAGAGAACACGTGGCCCTGGCAAGTCAGTCTGCACTACGGCACCACCCACATCTGCGGGGGCACGCTGATCGCCGCCCAGTGGGTGCTCACTGCTGCCCACTGCTTCTTTGT GACCCGGGAGAAGATCTTGGAGGGCTGGAAGGTATATGCAGGCACCAACAACTTGCACCAGCTGCCGGAGGCGACCTCCATCTCCCAGATCATCATCAACGGCAACTATACTGACGACGAGGATGACTACGACATCGCCCTCATGCGGCTCTCCAAGCCCCTGGCCTTATCTG CGCACGtccaccctgcctgcctccccatgCACGGACAGACCTTCAACCTCAATGAGACCTGCTGGATCACAGGCTTTGGCAAGACCAACGAGGCAGACG AGAGGACATCCCCCTTCCTCCGGGAGGTGCAGGTCAGCCTCATCGACTTCAGGAAGTGCAATGACTACTTGGTCTATGACAGTTACCTCACCCCGCGGATGATGTGTGCTGGAGATCTCCGGGGGGGCAGAGACTCCTGCCAG GGGGACAGTGGGGGGCCCCTGGTCTGCGAGCAGAACAACCGCTGGTACCTGGCTGGGGTCACCAGCTGGGGCACGGGCTGTGGCCAGAGAAACAAGCCTGGGGTGTACACCAAAGTGGCAGAACTCCTGCCCTGGATTTACAGCAAGATGGAG TGCCAGGTGACAGCCAGCCTGAGTGTTAAGCTCTGA